A region of Dehalococcoidia bacterium DNA encodes the following proteins:
- a CDS encoding ABC transporter permease subunit, whose product MSAAATIARKELRDASRSGWLVGYAALFCLLALGLSYLGQRNLGDVGFENFSRTTASLVNLCLLLTPLVALTVGAGAIAGMRERGSLDYLLAQPIERWELLAGKFAGLFGAIALATGGGFGAAGLLIAASAPGVDAALYILLFALVLVLTAVMLAAGLTASVVANSRAQALGMAVMVWFVLVLFFDLVLIGLVSSANLGPGAMLASILLNPVEIARVLAVVQLEPELEVLGPFGAYVLDSFGRTGASLLLAGALLAWLAAGCAAAALSFGRRRS is encoded by the coding sequence ATGAGCGCGGCCGCAACCATCGCGCGTAAGGAATTGCGGGACGCGAGCCGCAGCGGCTGGCTCGTCGGCTACGCTGCCCTGTTTTGCCTCCTCGCCCTCGGTCTTTCTTACCTGGGCCAGCGCAACCTGGGCGATGTCGGGTTCGAGAACTTCAGCCGCACGACAGCCAGCCTGGTCAACCTGTGCCTGCTCCTGACGCCTTTGGTGGCGCTGACCGTGGGCGCCGGAGCGATCGCGGGCATGCGGGAGCGCGGGTCGTTGGACTACCTCCTGGCGCAACCGATCGAGCGCTGGGAGCTACTGGCGGGGAAGTTCGCGGGCCTTTTTGGAGCGATCGCGCTTGCGACCGGCGGCGGCTTCGGTGCTGCCGGACTGCTGATCGCCGCTTCGGCGCCGGGCGTGGACGCGGCGTTGTACATCCTTCTCTTCGCGCTGGTGCTGGTCCTGACCGCCGTCATGCTGGCAGCCGGCCTGACCGCATCGGTGGTCGCGAACAGCCGCGCCCAGGCTCTGGGTATGGCGGTAATGGTCTGGTTTGTGCTGGTGCTGTTTTTCGACCTCGTGCTCATCGGGTTGGTCTCGTCGGCAAACCTGGGCCCGGGGGCGATGCTCGCGTCGATCCTGCTGAACCCGGTGGAGATCGCGCGGGTGCTGGCCGTCGTGCAGCTCGAGCCGGAGCTGGAGGTACTCGGGCCCTTCGGGGCGTACGTGTTGGACAGCTTCGGGCGCACCGGCGCGAGCCTGCTCCTGGCGGGTGCGCTGCTGGCCTGGCTGGCAGCCGGCTGCGCGGCCGCTGCCCTGAGCTTTGGGCGGCGGAGGAGTTGA